One window of Enterobacter sp. RHBSTW-00175 genomic DNA carries:
- the tssE gene encoding type VI secretion system baseplate subunit TssE, producing the protein MTERSIGGSLFERIGDSVALSPRQNTKTALLHSIRNNLQNIFNTRSGSCYGSPELGIADLNDEALVSSDFRQAVGQGIRDCILRYEPRIAETVVIAATADGYSPLELRFHIVAQVSFADATDVLEFDILLDNHQRYQVE; encoded by the coding sequence ATGACGGAACGGAGTATCGGGGGAAGTTTGTTTGAGCGTATTGGTGATTCAGTTGCGTTATCGCCGCGCCAAAACACGAAGACGGCATTGCTGCATTCCATCAGGAATAATTTGCAAAACATCTTCAATACCCGTTCCGGCAGCTGTTATGGCTCACCAGAGTTGGGGATCGCCGATTTAAATGATGAGGCTCTGGTATCCAGTGATTTTCGTCAAGCGGTTGGCCAGGGGATCCGTGACTGTATTCTGCGTTATGAACCGCGGATCGCAGAGACGGTGGTGATTGCCGCCACAGCGGATGGTTATTCTCCGCTGGAGCTGCGCTTTCATATTGTGGCACAGGTTAGTTTTGCTGATGCAACGGATGTCCTGGAATTTGACATCCTGCTGGATAACCACCAGCGCTATCAGGTGGAGTGA
- the tssF gene encoding type VI secretion system baseplate subunit TssF translates to MAFEERYYQEELDYLRQLGKLLAKEKPYLARFLAEKEGDPDVERLLEAFAFLSGALRQKLEDEFPEFTHGIIRMLWPNYLRPVPAMSVIEYEPENNIKAPVQILRDEQISSGAVRMSSSGRKVLENIETVLPPVCHFTLARDMWLQPLRIMDVRNISSLEEGIIDVDFVTEDGVSSSALDLNKITFWLGNNDDYTRYQLYLWFSERLKNAELIMDERRIPLPSLWLDPAGFERDDALLPWPKNVHNGYRVLQEYFCYPESFFFFHLRDATSLPDDFHGGTFTLRLRFNQPLPVNVKLRQSSLNLFCAPAVNLFLHHAEPVTPDSRSPVYPLRASHQHPEAYDIFRVQSVSSKVVASGVIPGQKGSGASRPWPEFESFNHQTEYSRRREVIYWHHRAKTSLFHRGLEHSIALVHADGSQPNSSQLGGETLSVSLVCTNRMLPTELHTGDICVAIGKNPSVASFRNITRPTRPLYPVMDGDMHWSLISSMNLNYLSLLDRDALVQILRTFDLPGVHHPQQARLSRQKLDAIEKMETTPVDRLFKGVPVRGLATTLWINPAPFVCEGEVYLLGTVLSQFFALYASINSFHCLKIINTESQEAWEWQSSGQHALM, encoded by the coding sequence GTGGCTTTTGAAGAACGTTACTACCAGGAAGAATTGGATTATCTTCGCCAGTTGGGCAAATTGCTGGCGAAGGAAAAACCGTACCTGGCCCGTTTTCTTGCCGAGAAAGAGGGCGACCCGGACGTGGAGCGCTTGCTTGAGGCGTTCGCTTTTCTGTCTGGTGCACTGCGGCAAAAGCTCGAGGATGAGTTTCCGGAGTTTACGCACGGGATCATCCGGATGTTATGGCCTAACTACCTGCGCCCGGTTCCGGCTATGTCGGTGATTGAGTACGAACCTGAAAACAATATAAAAGCACCTGTTCAGATATTACGTGATGAGCAGATCAGCTCAGGCGCCGTCCGAATGTCCTCGTCAGGGCGAAAAGTCCTGGAAAATATTGAGACTGTTCTCCCTCCCGTCTGCCATTTTACGCTGGCACGTGACATGTGGCTGCAACCTTTGCGGATAATGGATGTGCGCAATATTAGCAGTCTTGAAGAAGGTATTATTGATGTTGATTTTGTTACTGAAGATGGTGTGTCTTCCAGTGCACTGGATTTAAACAAAATCACGTTCTGGCTAGGTAATAACGATGATTATACTCGCTACCAGCTGTACTTGTGGTTCAGTGAACGTCTGAAGAATGCTGAACTCATTATGGACGAACGCCGCATACCGTTACCAAGTCTGTGGCTGGACCCCGCCGGGTTTGAGCGTGATGATGCTCTATTACCGTGGCCTAAAAATGTTCACAATGGCTACCGGGTTCTCCAGGAGTATTTCTGTTACCCAGAGAGCTTTTTCTTCTTTCATCTGCGTGATGCCACTTCGTTGCCGGATGATTTTCACGGCGGCACATTTACGTTACGTCTGCGTTTTAATCAACCATTACCCGTGAATGTCAAATTACGGCAGAGTTCCCTGAATCTGTTTTGTGCTCCGGCGGTTAATCTGTTTTTGCATCATGCAGAGCCAGTCACTCCGGATAGCCGCTCACCTGTATATCCGTTACGTGCCAGCCATCAGCATCCGGAAGCCTACGATATTTTCCGTGTGCAGTCCGTCTCAAGCAAAGTAGTGGCATCCGGAGTTATCCCCGGACAGAAGGGTTCAGGTGCATCGCGTCCCTGGCCAGAGTTTGAGAGTTTTAATCATCAGACAGAATACAGTCGTCGGCGTGAGGTTATCTACTGGCATCATCGGGCAAAAACCTCGCTGTTTCATCGTGGTCTGGAGCACAGTATTGCACTTGTTCATGCGGACGGTAGCCAGCCAAATTCTTCACAACTAGGTGGTGAAACTCTCAGTGTTTCGCTGGTCTGCACCAATCGGATGCTCCCAACGGAACTGCATACCGGCGATATCTGCGTTGCCATCGGTAAAAATCCGTCAGTGGCTTCTTTCCGCAACATCACGCGTCCGACGCGGCCGCTATATCCGGTCATGGACGGCGATATGCATTGGTCGCTGATCTCAAGTATGAACCTGAACTACCTATCTCTGCTGGACAGGGATGCGTTGGTGCAGATCTTGCGCACCTTTGACCTGCCGGGCGTTCATCACCCGCAGCAGGCCAGACTCTCCCGACAAAAGCTTGATGCCATTGAGAAGATGGAAACAACGCCTGTGGACAGGTTGTTTAAAGGCGTTCCAGTCAGAGGGCTTGCCACCACGCTGTGGATCAATCCCGCTCCGTTTGTCTGTGAGGGTGAGGTGTATCTGCTGGGAACTGTGCTGTCACAGTTCTTTGCATTGTACGCAAGTATCAACTCGTTCCACTGTCTGAAAATTATAAACACGGAAAGTCAGGAGGCCTGGGAATGGCAGAGCAGTGGTCAGCACGCCCTGATGTAG
- the tssC gene encoding type VI secretion system contractile sheath large subunit, translating into MSLQEEVTPVSAGPATTGSLLDNIMAQSRFQPESESYDIARQGVTAFISALLQHEAESADILAVNAMIADIDERMGRQLDLILHSSEFQELESFLRSLKMLVERSDTRENIKIHLLHVTKEELLDDFEFAPEITQSGFYKHVYSSGYGQFGGEPVAAVVGNYAFANNAADLKLLQYVSAVSAMAHAPFLSSVAPEFLGLESWTELQGIKDISLIFEGPVYTKWRSLRESEDSRYLGLTAPRFLLRQPYAPGENPVKSFNYRENVSRSHDDYLWGNTAFLLAANMAESFVKYRWCPNIIGPQNGGAVRDLPVHLYEAMGQIQAKIPTEVLITDRREYELAEEGFISLTMRKGSDSAAFFSANSVQKPKVFPNTPEGKEAETNYKLGTQLPYLFIINRLAHYIKVLQREQIGSWKERGDLENQLNTWIRQYVADQENPPADVRSRKPLRQAKIEVLDVEGEPGWYQVALSVRPHFKYMGASFELSLVGRLDKE; encoded by the coding sequence ATGTCTCTACAGGAAGAAGTTACCCCCGTCAGCGCCGGACCTGCGACCACAGGGTCTCTGCTGGATAACATTATGGCCCAGAGCCGTTTTCAGCCTGAGTCTGAAAGTTACGATATTGCCCGTCAGGGTGTAACCGCCTTTATCTCCGCGTTGTTGCAGCATGAAGCCGAATCCGCCGATATTCTGGCGGTGAATGCCATGATTGCTGATATCGATGAGCGTATGGGCCGGCAACTGGATCTTATTCTCCACTCCTCAGAGTTTCAGGAACTGGAGTCGTTTCTGCGCTCCCTGAAGATGCTAGTGGAGCGGTCAGATACGCGGGAAAATATCAAAATCCACCTGCTGCATGTGACGAAGGAAGAATTGCTCGACGATTTCGAATTCGCCCCAGAGATCACCCAGTCTGGTTTCTATAAGCATGTTTATTCCAGCGGATACGGCCAGTTTGGCGGTGAACCTGTCGCAGCGGTTGTCGGCAATTATGCGTTTGCCAATAACGCGGCGGATCTGAAACTACTGCAATATGTCAGCGCGGTCAGTGCGATGGCACACGCACCGTTTCTGTCATCGGTTGCCCCCGAATTCCTCGGCCTTGAGTCCTGGACTGAGTTGCAGGGTATTAAGGATATCAGTCTGATTTTCGAAGGCCCGGTTTACACCAAATGGCGTTCCCTGCGCGAATCTGAGGACTCACGCTATCTGGGCCTGACGGCTCCGCGTTTCCTGCTGCGTCAGCCTTATGCACCAGGTGAAAATCCAGTGAAGAGCTTTAACTATCGCGAGAACGTTAGCCGCAGCCACGATGATTATCTTTGGGGGAATACAGCGTTTCTACTGGCCGCAAATATGGCAGAGAGCTTCGTAAAATACCGCTGGTGTCCGAATATCATCGGTCCGCAGAACGGCGGCGCGGTGAGGGACTTACCCGTCCATTTGTATGAGGCAATGGGGCAGATACAGGCAAAAATCCCAACCGAAGTTCTGATTACGGACCGTCGTGAATACGAGCTGGCGGAAGAAGGCTTTATTTCTCTGACTATGCGTAAAGGTAGTGACAGCGCAGCATTTTTCTCGGCCAACTCGGTGCAGAAACCGAAAGTGTTCCCAAATACCCCTGAAGGCAAGGAAGCGGAGACCAACTATAAGCTGGGTACGCAACTGCCTTATCTCTTCATCATCAACCGCCTGGCACACTATATCAAGGTGTTGCAGCGCGAGCAGATTGGCTCGTGGAAGGAGCGTGGGGACCTGGAGAACCAGCTGAATACCTGGATACGCCAGTACGTTGCTGACCAGGAGAACCCGCCTGCAGATGTTCGCAGTCGTAAGCCGCTGCGCCAGGCGAAAATAGAAGTGCTGGATGTTGAAGGTGAGCCGGGCTGGTATCAGGTAGCGCTTTCAGTGCGTCCACATTTCAAGTATATGGGCGCTAGCTTTGAGCTGTCGTTGGTCGGCCGTCTGGACAAGGAGTAG
- a CDS encoding Hcp family type VI secretion system effector, with protein sequence MPTPCYISIKGQTQGLITDRAFTAESVGNIYVQGHEDEMLVQEFSHKVTVPTDPQSGQPSGQRAHKPFIFTVALNKAVPLLYNALASGEMLPTTELHWYRTSVEGKQEHFFTTRLTDSTIVNIDCNMPHCQDDTKREFTQLVEVSLAYRKIEWEHVSAGTSGADDWRAPLEA encoded by the coding sequence ATGCCAACACCATGTTACATTTCAATTAAAGGACAAACCCAGGGACTTATTACTGACCGGGCTTTTACCGCAGAATCTGTGGGTAATATTTATGTCCAGGGCCACGAAGACGAAATGCTGGTTCAGGAGTTCAGTCATAAGGTAACTGTGCCGACGGATCCACAGTCCGGGCAGCCTTCGGGCCAGCGTGCGCACAAGCCCTTCATCTTTACCGTAGCACTGAACAAAGCCGTCCCATTGCTGTACAACGCGCTGGCTTCAGGTGAAATGTTACCTACCACCGAACTGCACTGGTATCGCACTTCTGTTGAAGGCAAACAGGAGCACTTCTTCACCACTCGTCTGACCGACTCCACGATTGTGAATATCGACTGCAATATGCCGCACTGTCAGGACGATACCAAACGCGAGTTCACTCAGTTGGTTGAGGTCTCGCTGGCCTATCGCAAAATCGAATGGGAGCACGTATCAGCCGGCACTTCCGGTGCTGACGACTGGCGTGCACCGCTAGAAGCATAA
- the tssB gene encoding type VI secretion system contractile sheath small subunit — protein sequence MSNHKDGSIAPKERINIRYLPRVEGQTAEVELPLNLLITGDLKGQVDNTPLDERQPVSINKNNFDAVIAESGIGRNFTVSSALSDTADARMDISLKVKSMADLSPDNVAANVPELKKLLELREALVALKGPMGNIPAFRAQLQALLGNEETRKQLIRELGLAGQK from the coding sequence ATGAGCAACCATAAAGATGGCAGTATTGCACCTAAAGAACGTATTAATATTCGATATCTTCCGAGGGTTGAGGGACAAACGGCAGAGGTGGAACTGCCACTTAATCTGTTGATCACTGGCGACCTGAAAGGTCAGGTAGATAACACACCGCTGGATGAGCGCCAGCCAGTTTCTATTAACAAAAATAACTTTGATGCGGTAATTGCAGAGTCCGGTATCGGACGGAATTTCACTGTGTCGTCGGCACTCAGTGATACTGCTGACGCCCGGATGGACATCAGCCTGAAAGTAAAATCGATGGCCGATCTCTCACCGGACAATGTTGCCGCCAATGTACCTGAACTGAAAAAACTGCTGGAGCTCCGCGAGGCGCTGGTCGCACTGAAAGGTCCGATGGGCAATATTCCTGCTTTTCGCGCTCAGTTACAGGCGTTGTTGGGGAATGAAGAAACCCGCAAACAGCTGATTCGGGAACTGGGCCTCGCTGGTCAGAAATAA
- the tssG gene encoding type VI secretion system baseplate subunit TssG — protein sequence MAEQWSARPDVAKKIPLPEDVRSMNFYVLLESLYRRCGEPSQEPSLRTEPEKEVVLFKSDAAITFPGNDLTTLERTEVGQFALTTRFLGFSGSQSPLPGYYLDRMARESAQNEEGLKEFLDLFSHRWTQFAYHAWRKYRYYICFRNGGTDTFSQRMYSLVGLGDPQMRNKLAINHSKMLAYAGVLATPGRSPDVVCNLVSHCFDLPDVTIDSWQLRKVAIEPSQQNQLGSRNPKTRTTGYVVGRSVLGINFTLGARVPDRSGKFLLRIGNLPMERYLSFLPDGEHHQALQMFISFLLRDQFAWDLQLCLAPEQAKGMQLGDKSSTCLGRTGFIGQPKTPPYVTLHIRE from the coding sequence ATGGCAGAGCAGTGGTCAGCACGCCCTGATGTAGCGAAGAAAATACCGCTTCCGGAAGATGTACGCAGCATGAATTTCTATGTGCTGTTGGAGTCGCTGTATCGACGTTGTGGTGAACCCAGCCAGGAGCCCTCCCTGCGGACCGAGCCTGAAAAGGAGGTGGTGCTATTCAAATCTGATGCCGCCATTACTTTCCCTGGCAACGATTTAACTACGCTTGAGCGCACTGAGGTCGGACAGTTTGCGTTAACCACGCGGTTTCTCGGTTTTTCCGGTAGCCAGTCGCCGCTGCCGGGTTATTACCTGGATCGGATGGCGCGGGAGTCAGCTCAGAATGAAGAGGGGTTGAAAGAATTCCTCGATCTGTTTAGCCATCGCTGGACACAGTTTGCTTACCACGCCTGGCGTAAGTATCGCTATTACATCTGTTTTCGCAATGGTGGAACGGATACGTTTTCGCAGCGCATGTACTCCCTGGTGGGGCTGGGGGATCCGCAGATGCGAAATAAGCTGGCTATCAATCACAGCAAGATGCTGGCCTATGCTGGCGTGCTGGCAACGCCAGGGCGGTCTCCGGATGTGGTATGTAACCTGGTCTCTCACTGTTTTGATTTGCCAGATGTCACGATTGACAGTTGGCAACTGCGTAAGGTTGCCATTGAACCATCGCAGCAGAATCAGCTGGGGTCGCGTAATCCTAAGACGCGCACCACCGGGTATGTGGTCGGACGCTCCGTGCTGGGTATCAATTTCACGCTCGGCGCACGGGTGCCCGATCGCAGCGGTAAGTTCCTGCTGCGAATAGGTAACCTGCCGATGGAGCGTTATCTGTCATTTTTGCCTGATGGTGAACACCATCAGGCGCTACAGATGTTTATCTCTTTTTTGCTGCGCGACCAGTTTGCGTGGGATTTACAGCTGTGCCTGGCTCCGGAGCAGGCGAAGGGAATGCAGCTGGGAGACAAATCCAGTACCTGTCTGGGCCGCACTGGTTTCATCGGTCAGCCAAAGACACCGCCTTACGTCACACTCCACATCAGGGAGTAA